A region of Ferruginibacter albus DNA encodes the following proteins:
- a CDS encoding type 2 periplasmic-binding domain-containing protein, with translation MKQLIIFFGLITLLSCKRTNQNTIVFHAYPFIPNADKFYAELESDFKKQNPNINLIIVKSDNYYDSANGIIKDDTADIYELDCVLLQDFIDRNLIQPFPKTYSIDTSNWLEPDNVGIQEESLYCVPHWLCSNFLFYKKGDKIKDSKNLDDIKKDLGKISSLNKSLLIDLYGKSTLGELYAEVNYCKNFNRANSSGTLDFSIFDYEVEKILNKIKSLTYKDWGRRKDFHDYKEAFYPRQFAKGNGRIFVGHSESLYNILDEINNGCYEGENCLQADQISVMRFPLSDKSDDYLGWMDGLSINKNLSGQKLRNAITFINFLLSKKVYEEALKKEANCSPRYLLPAYKQYYFDRQITDFAPLYPQFYELVKSMNTITNKNLCQDLRLFGDSLTIRINKN, from the coding sequence CAAAATACAATAGTCTTTCATGCTTATCCATTTATTCCAAATGCAGATAAATTCTATGCTGAATTAGAATCTGATTTTAAAAAGCAAAACCCGAATATTAATCTAATTATAGTAAAATCTGACAATTATTATGATAGCGCTAATGGAATTATTAAAGATGATACAGCAGACATTTATGAACTCGATTGTGTACTTCTTCAAGATTTTATTGATAGAAACTTGATCCAACCTTTTCCTAAAACTTATTCAATTGATACAAGTAATTGGTTAGAACCTGATAATGTAGGCATTCAAGAAGAAAGCCTTTATTGTGTTCCCCATTGGTTATGTTCTAATTTTTTATTTTATAAAAAAGGAGATAAAATAAAAGATTCAAAAAATTTGGACGACATTAAAAAAGACTTAGGCAAAATTTCATCCCTTAATAAATCCTTGTTAATAGATTTGTATGGCAAGTCTACTCTTGGAGAATTATACGCTGAAGTAAATTATTGCAAGAATTTTAATAGAGCAAATTCATCAGGAACTTTGGATTTTTCAATCTTTGATTATGAAGTTGAAAAAATTTTAAATAAAATAAAATCCTTAACCTATAAAGATTGGGGTAGAAGAAAAGACTTTCATGATTACAAGGAAGCTTTTTATCCAAGACAGTTTGCCAAAGGAAATGGAAGAATATTTGTAGGTCATTCAGAATCTTTATATAACATCCTAGACGAAATAAATAATGGTTGCTATGAAGGAGAAAATTGTCTACAAGCAGATCAAATATCAGTAATGAGATTCCCCTTATCAGATAAATCGGATGATTATCTAGGCTGGATGGATGGGCTCTCAATTAATAAAAACTTGTCTGGTCAAAAATTAAGAAATGCAATAACCTTTATTAACTTTCTTTTGAGTAAAAAAGTTTATGAAGAAGCTTTAAAAAAAGAAGCTAATTGTTCTCCTCGATATTTACTACCTGCATATAAACAATATTATTTTGACCGCCAAATTACCGACTTTGCTCCCTTATACCCTCAATTTTATGAACTTGTAAAATCGATGAATACCATTACAAATAAGAATTTGTGTCAGGATTTGCGACTTTTTGGAGATAGCCTAACAATTAGAATAAATAAAAATTGA